CTTCCGCAGCGCATCCGGGATACCCGGATCATCGATGATCTGCTGAATCTCCTCATCAGAAGGAGAATCATCTTGCATATTTACGCGCTCGTCTGCCATAGCCAGCTCACTCCACCCTCGTCAGCACCGTCAGCCCAGCCCCTGCATCCGCGCGGCCTCTTCGTCCTCGAGCGCCGAGTAGGTTCGGTAAGACTGCGTGACGTTTTCCGCCAGCGCGCGTGCCTGGCGGGCGTACTCTTGGACGGCCTTCACCAGCTTATCGTCTATGCCCGCGGCATAGTTCTCGCCGTAAGAATGGTACTTCTCGCCCCCGAAATCACTCGGTCCGAGCACGCTCTGCGCCAGCGCGGTGGCCTGCTCGTCGATCGATTCGGCTTCTCCCTCGATCTGTCCACCGATGGACGACATCTCATCCAGAGTAGTCTGGTAATTGTCGCTCATTGGCCCCCCGTCCCATATTCCGCCATGCCGTCAGGTCGACGGGCGCGTCTGTGCTCCGACGTGACGGCCCGATCTTCGGTTCCCAGGATCGCAGGCCTACAGGCGTCGCGGGGGGACACCTTCCAACAACTTGCTAACGCGAAACTGACATTGCCGCCTGCCCCGTGCCTCCGGTGAGAGGCGCGGGGCCGCGTGCGGTCCGACAGGGGTTCGTCAGCCCACCGATGAGACGACGTCGACGAGCCTGCGGGCCGCCGCGTCGGCGATGTCCTGGCTGGTGGCCTCCACCATCACCCGCACGATCTGCTCGGTGCCGGAGGGCCGCAGCAGCACCCGGCCGTTCTCGCCCAGCTCGGCAGACACCTCGGCGACGGCGGCGGCCACCTCGGGCGCCTCGGCCACCGCCGCCTTGTTCGCGACCGTGACGTTGATCAACACCTGCGGCAGGCGTCGCATCACCGAGGCCAGGTGGGACAGCGGCTTGCCGGTGGAGGCCATCCGGGCCATCAGCCGCAACGCGGTCAGCAGCCCGTCACCGGTGGTCGCGTGCGAGGGCAGCACGACGTGGCCGGACTGCTCACCGCCCAGCGAGAGCCCACCCGCCCGCAGCTCCTCCAGCACGTACCGGTCCCCCACCGCCGTGGTGCGCAGCGTGATCCCGTTCTCCCGCATGGCCAGGTGCAGACCCAGGTTGCTCATCACCGTCGCCACCAGCGTGTCCTCGGCCAGCTCGCCCGCCTCGCGCAGGGCCAGCGCCAGCACGGCGAGGATCTGATCCCCGTCGACCAGCCCGCCCGCCTCGTCGACGGCCAGGCAGCGATCTGCGTCGCCGTCATGGGCGATGCCCACGTCGGCCTGGTGCCGCAGCACGGCCGCCCGCAGGTGGTCCATGTGCGTGGAGCCGCAGTCGTCGTTGATGTTGCGTCCGTCCGGATCCGCGTGCAGCGCGACGACCTCGGCTCCCGCCCGGCGGAACACGTCCGGGGCGACGAAGGAGGCGGCGCCGTGCGAGCAGTCCACGACGACCCGCAGGCCGTCCAGCCGCTGCGGCGTGGCGACCAGGAGGTGGTCCGCGTAGCGGCTGTCCGCGTCGGCGACCGGTCGCACCCGCCCGATCGCACCGCCCGTCGGCCTGCGCACCGCCTTGCCCAGCCGGGCGGTGATCTCGTCCTCCAAGGCGTCCGGCAGCTTGTGCCCGCCCTGGGCGAAGAGCTTGATGCCGTTGTCCGGCATCGGATTGTGCGAGGCGGAGATCATCACGCCGAAGTCGGCATCCAGCTCCCCGACGAGATAGGCCACCGCAGGCGTCGGCAGGACTCCGACCAGCAGCACGTCGGTGCCCGCGGCGCTCAGGCCCGCGGTGACCGCCGCCTCCAGCATCTCCCCGCTCGCTCTGGGGTCCCGGCCCACCACGGCGACCGGTCGACGACTCTCCGAATGCTCGGACAGCACCTCGGCCGCCGCCGAGGCCAGGGACAGTGCGAGTTCCGGGGACAGATCCGCGTTGGCGAGTCCACGCACTCCGTCAGTGCCGAAGAGCCGGGCCATGGTCGAAGAAACCTCCTCATCGCGCCGCGCTGAAAGGCGCCGCAGGGATTACAGACGACAACGGGAGCAGCCTTCGCCCTTCGGCGATGACTGCTCCCGCTCACTGCCTGCCCAGAAGCAGGACCCGAATCAGCGCTTGCTGTACTGCGGCGCCTTACGGGCCTTCTTCAGGCCGTACTTCTTACGCTCCTTGGCCCGCGAGTCGCGAGTGAGGAAACCGGCCTTCTTCAGTGCCGGTCGGTCGTCGGCGTCGACCTCGATCAGCGCCCTGGCGATGGCGAGACGCAGCGCGCCCGCCTGGCCGGAGGTGCCGCCGCCGTGCAGGTTCCCGAAGACGTCGAACGCCTCGACCTTCTCCAGGGTCACCAGCGGCTCCTTGATGAGCTGCTGGTGGACCTTGTTGGGGAAGTAATCCTCGAGGGCCTTGCCGTTGAGCTTGAACTCGCCGGTGCCGGGCACCAGGCGAACGCGGACCACGGCCTCCTTGCGGCGGCCGACCGTCTGCACCGGGCCGCTGACGAAGGCGACCGGGGCCTCCTCGTCGTCGAACAGGTGCTCGTCGTCCGACTCGAAGGTCTCGCCCTCGGCGAGCGCGCCCTCGGCGATCTCACCGTCCGCGATCTCACCGTCGGCGACCTCGTCGACCGCGACCTCGACCTCGACGCCTTCCGGCGCCTCGACCGTCTCGTCCTGAACGGCCTCGACGGCGTCGTTCACGTTCTCTTCCGAACCATGTTCTGGGGCGGTCACTTCTCCACCTTGCCGATCTCGAACGCCTGCGGCGACTGCGCCGCGTGGGGGTGCTGGGAGCCTGCGTAGACCTTCAGCTTGCTGCCCATCGCCCGGCCGAGCCGGTTCTTCGGCAGCATGCCCCTGATCGTCTTCTCCAGCAGGCGGTCCGGCTGCTTCTCCAGCGCCTCGCCGAACGTCCTCTTCCGCAGACCGCCGGGGTAGCCGCTGTGGCGGTAGACGAACTTGTCGTCACGCTTGTTGCCGGTGAGGGCCACCTTCTCGGCGTTGACGATCACGACGAAGTCACCGGTATCGACGTGCGGGGCATAGCTGGGCTTGTGCTTGCCACGCAGCAGAATCGCTGCCTGGGTGGCGAGCCTGCCGAGCACCACGTCCTCGGCGTCGATCACATGCCAGGCGCGCTTCACCTCGCCAGGCTTCGGGCTGTACGTGCGCACGGATCTACCTCGTCGTCGTTCGCATCGGAATGGATGGGCTCCAGGATGTTACTGCGGCCCCCTCAGTTGGATGCCTCCGCACCGAGGAACGCGCCGGATCAGCTCTCACCGCGCACCGCACAACAAAGAGGGAAGATACCCGCTGCTGCTTCGCCGGGTCAAAACGACCCCTCCGCACGCAGCGGAACGGGCCCCGCCGCGGACGCCGATCGGCGCCGGGGGAGCCCGTTCTCCGCGGTCGAGCGGGCCGGAGTGCACCCGCTCTGACCAGCCGTCACCGCGCACAGGGCGGCGACGGCCTGCTCATGTCGAACGACTCAGGAGAAGCGCGCGGCGTTGGCGGCCTCACCGGCCTGGTAGTTCTCGGCGGCCGCGGCGAGCGCGCTACCGATGGCCGCGATGGCCTCGCGGAGCTGCTGGGCGCTCTGGTCCCAGCGGCCCTGCACCTCCTGCCAGTTCGCCTGCGCCTGACCTTCCCAGCTGGAGACGATCGGGGCGAGCCGAGACTTCAGGTTGTTCTGGATCTCCTCGGTCTGGTTCCCCGCGTTGGTCACCTCTTCCGAGGCGTTGACGATGGTGGAGAAACTAACCTTGATTGCGCCGCCCATGGTCGTGGGCTCCTTTCAGTGCCGAAGTTCGAGGTCTGCCGAATGCAGCCATGCGGAGACCGCATGGGGTGTCGCGGAAGGTGACGCGGGCGGACCCGACTGTCACAGGCCTTCGAGTCGGCCGCCGAGGCTGCTGATGTTGCTGGACTCTTCCTCTTCCATCCGGGCGTACATCTCGGCCGAGCCCGCCAGGTTCATGCCGATCTCCTCGAGCACCGAGTTGATGCTCTTGCCTGCCGCGTCGGCGGCCTCCATCAGCCGCTCGAACTGCTGGGCCGCAGCGCCCTGCCAGAGACCGGCGACGCCGCCGGCGGTCGACTGGAGGCTGGCGAGGACGGCGGTGATCTCCTCGTTCGCGGAGGCGACGTCGCTGGCCGCGGTGACCATCTCGTCGGTGGTAGTGCCGAAAGCGTCAGCCATCTGAGGGCTCCCCATTCATGCTCAAGTCGATGTGTTCCGTGGTGCGACGCAAAGACTGCCAGATTCGGTTCCGCCTTGTCCGACACTTCGGCGAAGTCGTTGCGCCCGTGAACGCCTGTCGTTGCGCCCGTAAACGATCAGCGTGAAATGCGCAGGTCAGCCGAGTATTCGCTGTTGCGAAAAATCGTCATCCTCGTCTTCACCGAACGTCTGGAGCCCGGCGGGAGAATGTGCTTTCCGAAACGGCGCGGGCATCGCGCGCCTCGCTTCCTCCGCTTTCTGTGCTTCTGCCAACAATTCCTCACCCGAGGGAAGTGTCGGAACGGACAGACCGGCGCCCTCGCGAAACGCCGTCGCGGAGGCTCGCAGTTCCTCGGACGTGACGTCGTCTCGCGTCGGCTTCGCCGCGCGACGATCCACCTTCTCGGCGAGCTCCCGACTGTCGGCGCGGAAGCGGTCGCCCTGTTCCCTGGCCCGCACCGCCGCCTGGCGTCCCCGGCCCACCGCACCGGACACCACGCCGCGCAGCCTCGCCAACGCCTCCTGAGATCCGCTCATCGCCTCAAGCTCCTCGCTCTCCCCGGCCGCGCCGCAGCCGACCGCCTCGTCGATCCGTCTCGTCGATCTGTCTCGCGGCCGTCGTGTGCGGCCGTCCCGACGCAGCGGCCCGCCGCCGTGCCGGACCGGCTCGTTCTCATCTGGTGACCGTCAGACTCTCGACGACCTGTTCACAGGCCTGTGCGACGGCCGTCGCACCCGCCTCGGTGTGCTGACAGCCCACGTTCACCTGGACGTCGCCGTCGAAGTACACGTACCAGTCGACCTCGGCCGAGGACAGCCGCTGTCGATAGTGGACGACCTCCCGGCCCGCGAACCGAGCCGCCTCGTCCAGGCCGGACACCTCCTCGCTGGCCGCGTCATAGCTTCGACGCACCTCGTCGAGGGCCCGTTCCCGGTCGGCGTCGCTGTCGTAGTCCAACAGCCACTCCTCCACGACGATCAGGTCCGTGTCCGGCGGCGAGTCGACGGGTCGGATCTGCACCGAGCGTCGCTGTGCGTCGCCGCCGCTCTGCTCCCAGCCCGTCGGAACGGCGAAGCGGTAGTCGTACTGGGCGATCTCCAGACCGACGCCGAAGGCGTCTCCATCGAACTCGCCGCCGTCGTCCACGCCGGGCTCGCTCGGTTCGCTCGCACCACCGCCGGCGAGCGCCGTGCCGGGATCGCTGCGCCCGTCGGCCAGGAAGAACGCGAGCGCGGTGACGAGACCGGCCAGCACGATCACGCCCAGCCCCACCGGCAGCGCCCAGCGACGCAGCGCCGTCGAGCCGCCTGCGGCGGAGGCCGTCGTCGAGAGCGGCTGCCCGGCGTGCCCTACGGCGGACACGGGCCGCGGCCGGGAGCGGGAGCGGGGCGCGGCGGACGGCGGGATCGGGCGGCCGTCCGACGGACCGGGCAGCGGCGGCCCCGGCGGGGTGCGGAGCATGCCGGCACCCGTCGGAGTGGTCGGGCCCGGCGGGTTGGGCGAACCCACGGGGCCGACGGCGCGCGGCGGTCCCTGCCGAGGGGCGGGCAGCCCGCTGGTGCGTTCCGGATCGAGCGCGGCGGCCCGCAGCGCGCCGCGGGCCACGACGGTCTCCGGCTGGTCCAAGGTGGTGGGCACGACGCCGATCCGCTCGTGCACCAGCCGCGCGACGAGCGGAATCCGGCTGGAGCCGCCGACGAGGAAGACACCGGCCAGGTCGCCCGCCTGGAGCCCCGCGTCCTGTGTCGTGGCGGTCACCAGGTCGACCGCCCTGGTCACGTCGGGCTGGATCAGCCGTTCCAGGTCCGCCCGGGTGACATGGGCGTCCGGGAAGGGATGCGGCATCGGCACATCGGTGAACGTGTGCCGGGATAACGTCTCCTTCGCCCCGCGCACGTCCTGGTGCAGAACCCGGCGACGTCGTCGGTCGGCCAGTTCGCGCCCCGCCACGAGCAGCTGCCACGCGGCCGGGTCGTGCCCGCCCACTTCGACGCCGAGATGTTCCAGGAGCGCCTGATCGATGTCGGCGCCGCCGTAGTCGGGAATGCCCTTGCTCGCCAGCACCTCGAAGCGCGCGCCGCGCCTGCGCACCACGCTGGCGTCGACCGTCCCGCCGCCGAGATCCAGCACCGCCAACGGCCCCACGCCCACCGCGGCCCCGCTCCTGGTGCCCGCGTGGAACACGGCGGCGGCGGCGGGCTCCTCGATCAGGATGAACTCCCGGCCCAGTCCGTGCGCCGCCTGCCGCAGCACCCTGGTGCGCATGGCGCCCCAGTCCGCCGGATGCGTCAGCACCAGCAGATCGACCGGTGCGCCGTCGGCGAGCCTGCGCGCCTCGCCGACCGCCCGGGTCAACACCTCGTGAACCACGTCCAACACCGGCAGGACCGTGCTGCCCAGCAGCAGTTCCCCCTCGTCGATCCGCCGCTTCGGATGCGGCTCGTACCGCGAGGGGTCGATGCCCGCCTGCCGCTCGGCCTCGCGGCCGACGAACAGCGTCCCGTCCACGGCGGCGAACACCGCGGACGGGACGAGCGGCTGACCGTCGACCATCACCACCTGTGGCTCGCGACCGTCGACCGAGATGACCACGCAGGTGCTGGAGGTGCCGAAGTCGACCGCGACGTGCAAGCTCACAAACGTCTCCGCTCGGTCGTCCCCCGGCACCTGTCGAACTCCTGCGGCCGACTCTAGTACTCGGGCTCCACCCAGCCGATCTGGATGAGCTGCTGCCCGGTCCGCCTGCTGACGATGGTGCCTCGGCCCGGCGGCATGGCCGTGGGCTTGATGTTGCCCAGGATGTTCGACTCCTCCTTCGGCCCGCTCATGATGATGCCGGGGCTGGTGACCTCCTTCATCTTGCCGATGATCGGCTCGAAGCCCGCCCTTGTCCCGCCCGCGATGTTGCGGGCCAGGATCAGGTGGAGGCCGACGTCCTTGGCCTGCGCGACGTACGGCGCGAGCGGGGCCAACGGGTTGGCGCCCTGCGGCGAGACCAGCTCGTAGTCGTCGACGACGATGAACAGCTCCGGCCCCTTCCACCAGGACCGGTTCCGCAGCTCCTCCTGGGTGACGTTCGGACCGGGCAGTCGCTTGTCCAGGGACTTCTTGATGTCCGCGACATAGCCCTTCACCTGCTGCGCCGACGCGGCGTACTCCAGCAGGTGGTCGGTCTGGAGGTAGCCGAGCATCGTCCGCCGGTAGTCCACCAGCAGGATCAGCGCCTCCTTGGAGGTGTAGGTGTTGATGATGCCCTTGATGACCGCCCGCAGCAGGTTCGTCTTGCCTGCCTCCCGCTCGGCGAAGGCCATGAAGTGCGGGTCGGAGTCGAAGTCGAGGAAGACCGGAGCCAGCTCGTTCTCATCGACGCCGATCGGGACCAGCTTCTTGCCCGCGGGCTGCTGGAACGCCGGGATCTCGGCGTAGGGCAGCAGCTGCGGCAGCAGCCGGACCTGCGGGGCGGGCTTGCCCTTCCAGGCGGCGGTGACCTTGGCGACCGCGTCGGCGACGCCGTTACCGATGTCGCCCGCGTCGCTGACGGCGTCGACCCTGGGCAGCGCGGTGAGGAAGTGCAGCTTCTCCGGTGAGAGCCCCCGGCCGGGGATGCCCTGCGGGACGTTGACCGCCACCCGGCGGTCCACCTCGGACTCGCTGGTGTCACCGAGCCGCAGCTCCAGCCGGGTGAGCAGCAGATCCTTCAGCGCGGGACGGACCTCCGCCCAACGGTTCGCGGCGACGATGATGTGCACGCCGTAGGACAGGCCCTGGGCAGCCAGCGTCTGGACTTGCTTCTCCAGCGCGTCGAACTCGGTCTTGAAGTTCAGCCAGCCGTCGATGATGAAGAAGACGTCACCGAACGGATCGTCGGCGGCCTCACCCTGCCGCTTGCGCGTGCGGTAGTCCGCCATCGAGTCGACGTTGAGCTGCGCGAAGCGGGCCTCCCGCGCCGTGATGATCCCGCTGATCTCGGCGAAGGTACGCCGCACCGTGTCCGGGTCCCGCCTGCTGGCCACGCCGCCGACGTGCGGCAGCCCCGCGAGGCTGCCGAGCGTGCCGCCACCGAAGTCCAGGCAGTAGAACTGGACCTCCTGCGGCGTGTGCGTCAACGCCATCGACATGATCAGCGTCCGCAGCAGCATCGACTTGCCCGCCTGCGGGCCGCCGACCACCGCCGCGTGGCCCTTGCCGCCGGAGAGATCGGCCCAGAGCAGATCACGTCGCTGGTCGAACGGCTTGTCGACGAGGCCGAGGGGGACGGTGAGCCTGCCGTTGCCGTAGAACCCGACCGGGCTGAGTCCTCGGTCCTCGGTCTGCGACAACGGGGGAAGCAACTGGTCGAGCGACGGCGGGTCCACCAACGGCGGCAGCCACACCTCGTGGGCGGGCGGCCCCTGGCCGACGAGCCTGCCGACGAGGACGTCGAGGCTGCTCGGCTCGTCCGCCTTCTCCTCCTTCTCCTCCTTGACCTCCTCGACCTGCTGCACCGGCTCCTGGGGGATCTCGATGTAGTCGGGCACGAACAGCTTCGGACGACGGTCCGCCGTGACCGGGGCCGAGGACGGGCCGACCTGGATGCCCGCGGGCCGGTACGGCCCGGAGACGTAGGACGCCTTGAAGCGCACCATGCTCGTCGTGTCGAACTTCAGATAGCCGGAGCCGGGAATCGACGGCAGCTCATAGGCGTCGGGCACGCCGATCGCGGCCCGCGACTCGGACGCGGAGAAGGTCTTCAGACCGATGCGATAGGACAAGAAGGTGTCCAGACCGCGAAGCTTGCCCTCCTCCAGTCGCTGCGAGGCCAGCAGCATGTGCACCTGGAGCGACCGGCCGACTCGACCGATCTGCAGGAACAGGTCGATGAAGTCCGGCTTGGCGACCAGCATCTCGGAGAACTCGTCGATACAGATGAACAACGCGGGAAGCGGATCGAGATCGGCGCCGTTCTCCCGCGCCTTCTGATAATCCCAGACGTTCTTGAAATTGCCCTTGTGCAGCACTTCCTGCCGCCGGGCCATCTCGCCCGCGATGGCGTCCTTCATCCGGTCGACCATGGTCAGGTCGCCCGCGAGGTTGGTGATCGTCGCGGCGACGTGCGGCGCCACGTCCAGGCCGGAGAACGTCGCACCACCCTTGAAG
This genomic stretch from Actinoalloteichus hoggarensis harbors:
- the glmM gene encoding phosphoglucosamine mutase — translated: MARLFGTDGVRGLANADLSPELALSLASAAAEVLSEHSESRRPVAVVGRDPRASGEMLEAAVTAGLSAAGTDVLLVGVLPTPAVAYLVGELDADFGVMISASHNPMPDNGIKLFAQGGHKLPDALEDEITARLGKAVRRPTGGAIGRVRPVADADSRYADHLLVATPQRLDGLRVVVDCSHGAASFVAPDVFRRAGAEVVALHADPDGRNINDDCGSTHMDHLRAAVLRHQADVGIAHDGDADRCLAVDEAGGLVDGDQILAVLALALREAGELAEDTLVATVMSNLGLHLAMRENGITLRTTAVGDRYVLEELRAGGLSLGGEQSGHVVLPSHATTGDGLLTALRLMARMASTGKPLSHLASVMRRLPQVLINVTVANKAAVAEAPEVAAAVAEVSAELGENGRVLLRPSGTEQIVRVMVEATSQDIADAAARRLVDVVSSVG
- the rpsI gene encoding 30S ribosomal protein S9, whose product is MFDDEEAPVAFVSGPVQTVGRRKEAVVRVRLVPGTGEFKLNGKALEDYFPNKVHQQLIKEPLVTLEKVEAFDVFGNLHGGGTSGQAGALRLAIARALIEVDADDRPALKKAGFLTRDSRAKERKKYGLKKARKAPQYSKR
- the rplM gene encoding 50S ribosomal protein L13, with amino-acid sequence MRTYSPKPGEVKRAWHVIDAEDVVLGRLATQAAILLRGKHKPSYAPHVDTGDFVVIVNAEKVALTGNKRDDKFVYRHSGYPGGLRKRTFGEALEKQPDRLLEKTIRGMLPKNRLGRAMGSKLKVYAGSQHPHAAQSPQAFEIGKVEK
- a CDS encoding WXG100 family type VII secretion target, with amino-acid sequence MGGAIKVSFSTIVNASEEVTNAGNQTEEIQNNLKSRLAPIVSSWEGQAQANWQEVQGRWDQSAQQLREAIAAIGSALAAAAENYQAGEAANAARFS
- a CDS encoding WXG100 family type VII secretion target; its protein translation is MADAFGTTTDEMVTAASDVASANEEITAVLASLQSTAGGVAGLWQGAAAQQFERLMEAADAAGKSINSVLEEIGMNLAGSAEMYARMEEEESSNISSLGGRLEGL
- a CDS encoding type VII secretion-associated protein produces the protein MSLHVAVDFGTSSTCVVISVDGREPQVVMVDGQPLVPSAVFAAVDGTLFVGREAERQAGIDPSRYEPHPKRRIDEGELLLGSTVLPVLDVVHEVLTRAVGEARRLADGAPVDLLVLTHPADWGAMRTRVLRQAAHGLGREFILIEEPAAAAVFHAGTRSGAAVGVGPLAVLDLGGGTVDASVVRRRGARFEVLASKGIPDYGGADIDQALLEHLGVEVGGHDPAAWQLLVAGRELADRRRRRVLHQDVRGAKETLSRHTFTDVPMPHPFPDAHVTRADLERLIQPDVTRAVDLVTATTQDAGLQAGDLAGVFLVGGSSRIPLVARLVHERIGVVPTTLDQPETVVARGALRAAALDPERTSGLPAPRQGPPRAVGPVGSPNPPGPTTPTGAGMLRTPPGPPLPGPSDGRPIPPSAAPRSRSRPRPVSAVGHAGQPLSTTASAAGGSTALRRWALPVGLGVIVLAGLVTALAFFLADGRSDPGTALAGGGASEPSEPGVDDGGEFDGDAFGVGLEIAQYDYRFAVPTGWEQSGGDAQRRSVQIRPVDSPPDTDLIVVEEWLLDYDSDADRERALDEVRRSYDAASEEVSGLDEAARFAGREVVHYRQRLSSAEVDWYVYFDGDVQVNVGCQHTEAGATAVAQACEQVVESLTVTR
- the eccCa gene encoding type VII secretion protein EccCa, whose translation is MSTLRFKRSPRLAAPRLPGGEVHLEPPPEVPRTIPGNIIQKLLPVIMIVASIGMMAFMFMVRRSPMMMMMGGMFLISTIGMMAGGRGNGQAQKKAEMNEDRKDYLRYLGQMRDRAREAADEQRAAREWSHPDPQALWSIAASSRRLWERRTNDPDFCQLRSGRGPQRLSTRLVPPQTGPVDELEPLTTLALRRFVRGHSILPDMPIAISLRGFAAIGLNGEREHTRPLARALLSQLATFHSPEDVLIAVVAAGKTKQEWEWVKWLPHAQHPTLTDGIGQLRMMAGSLGQIEAWLADQIRDRQRFSRNAPVQPDQPHIVIVIDDGDVSREEHILMEEGLVGVTLLDLSDSLGNLTSRRGLRMVVEAERLGAKGAGGVEWFGAPDGLSLAEAEALARRIAPYRISAAQQQEEEDEPLLSNPGVLEMAGIPGDPMTFDVQEAWRPRPVRDRYKVAFGVGEHGQLVELDIKEAAAGGMGPHGLCVGATGSGKSEFLRTLVLGLLATHSSTTLNMILVDFKGGATFSGLDVAPHVAATITNLAGDLTMVDRMKDAIAGEMARRQEVLHKGNFKNVWDYQKARENGADLDPLPALFICIDEFSEMLVAKPDFIDLFLQIGRVGRSLQVHMLLASQRLEEGKLRGLDTFLSYRIGLKTFSASESRAAIGVPDAYELPSIPGSGYLKFDTTSMVRFKASYVSGPYRPAGIQVGPSSAPVTADRRPKLFVPDYIEIPQEPVQQVEEVKEEKEEKADEPSSLDVLVGRLVGQGPPAHEVWLPPLVDPPSLDQLLPPLSQTEDRGLSPVGFYGNGRLTVPLGLVDKPFDQRRDLLWADLSGGKGHAAVVGGPQAGKSMLLRTLIMSMALTHTPQEVQFYCLDFGGGTLGSLAGLPHVGGVASRRDPDTVRRTFAEISGIITAREARFAQLNVDSMADYRTRKRQGEAADDPFGDVFFIIDGWLNFKTEFDALEKQVQTLAAQGLSYGVHIIVAANRWAEVRPALKDLLLTRLELRLGDTSESEVDRRVAVNVPQGIPGRGLSPEKLHFLTALPRVDAVSDAGDIGNGVADAVAKVTAAWKGKPAPQVRLLPQLLPYAEIPAFQQPAGKKLVPIGVDENELAPVFLDFDSDPHFMAFAEREAGKTNLLRAVIKGIINTYTSKEALILLVDYRRTMLGYLQTDHLLEYAASAQQVKGYVADIKKSLDKRLPGPNVTQEELRNRSWWKGPELFIVVDDYELVSPQGANPLAPLAPYVAQAKDVGLHLILARNIAGGTRAGFEPIIGKMKEVTSPGIIMSGPKEESNILGNIKPTAMPPGRGTIVSRRTGQQLIQIGWVEPEY